The Xenopus tropicalis strain Nigerian chromosome 7, UCB_Xtro_10.0, whole genome shotgun sequence genome includes a region encoding these proteins:
- the prpf19 gene encoding pre-mRNA-processing factor 19 isoform X1 → MSLTCYISNEVTDRPCISPVSGHIFDRRLIEKYLAENGTDPVTNQPLSEDQLIDIKVAHPIRPKPPSATSIPAILKSLQDEWDAVMLHSFTLRQQLQTTRQELSHALYQHDAACRVIARLTKEVTAAREALATLKPQAGISVPQASPMPQAGAAGSAEAMELGELIGMSAEIIQKLQDKATVLTTERKKRGKTVPEDLVKPEELSKYHQVSSHVGLHSASVPGILALDLCPTDTNKTLTGGADKSVVVFDALSQQILATLKGHTKKVTSVVFHPSQELVFSASPDSTIRVWSVPDASCAQVLRAHEGAVTGLSLHATGDYLLSCSDDQYWAFSDIHVGRVLTKVTDESSGCALTCAQFHPDGLIFGTGTVDSQIKIWDLKERSNVANFPGHSGPVSCIAFSENGYYLATAADDSSVKLWDLRKLKNFKTLQLEEGYQVRSLVFDQSGTYLAVGGTDIQVYICKQWAEVLHFTDHSALTTGLAFGQNAKFLASTGMDRSLRFYSL, encoded by the exons ATGTCTTTGACATGTTATA TCAGTAATGAGGTCACAGATCGCCCCTGCATTTCCCCGGTGTCGGGTCATATTTTTGATCGCCGCCTTATTGAAAAGTATTTGGCTGAAAATGGGACAGATCCAGTAACAAATCAGCCCTTAAGTGAGGATCAGTTGATTGACATTAAAG TAGCCCATCCAATTCGTCCTAAACCACCTTCTGCAACCAGTATTCCAGCAATCCTGAAATCATTGCAAGATGAGTGG GATGCAGTGATGCTCCACAGTTTCACTTTGCGTCAACAACTACAGACCACTCGACAGGAGCTCTCTCATGCACTTTACCAGCATGATGCTGCTTGTCGTGTCATTGCTCGTCTTACCAAGGAGGTGACAGCTGCCCGTGAAG CTCTGGCTACGCTGAAGCCTCAGGCAGGAATATCTGTTCCTCAAGCCAGCCCTATGCCACAGGCTGGAGCAGCT GGCTCAGCAGAAGCCATGGAACTTGGTGAATTGATTGGAATGTCAGCAGAAATCATTCAAAAG CTTCAAGACAAAGCAACTGTGCTTACTACAGAACGTAAGAAG CGTGGCAAAACTGTCCCAGAAGATCTGGTTAAGCCAGAAGAACTTAGCAAATATCACCAGGTTTCCTCCCATGTG GGTCTGCACAGTGCAAGTGTCCCTGGTATTTTGGCATTGGATTTGTGTCCAACTGACACAAACAAAACTCTTACTG GTGGGGCAGACAAAAGTGTTGTTGTGTTTGATGCACTATCGCAACAGATCCTTGCTACTCTTAAAGGTCATACCAAGAAAGTTACCAGTGTTGTTTTCCACCCATCTCAG gagCTAGTGTTTTCTGCTTCTCCAGACTCCACAATACGGGTCTGGTCTGTTCCTGATGCCTCCTGTGCTCAAGTGTTAAGAGCTCACGAAGGGGCAGTGACTGGTCTAAGTTTACATGCAACTGGAGATTACTTGCTTAGCTGCTCCGATGATCAG tACTGGGCATTCTCTGATATACATGTGGGCCGTGTACTCACCAAAGTAACAGATGAATCTTCTGGGTGTG ctcttACTTGTGCCCAGTTTCACCCTGATGGTCTCATTTTTGGCACTGGAACAGTGGACTCCCAAATTAAGATCTGGGATCTTAAG gAACGCTCTAATGTGGCTAATTTCCCTGGACACTCTGGTCCTGTATCgtgcatagctttctctgagaaCGGTTATTATCTGGCTACAGCTGCTGATGACTCCAGTGTCAAACTGTGGGATCTGCGAAAACTGAAGAACTTCAAAACTCTGCAACTTGAAGAAGGATATCAG gTGCGCTCTCTGGTGTTTGATCAGAGTGGTACATACTTGGCAGTTGGTGGGACAGATATTCAGGTTTACATCTGCAAGCAGTGGGCTGAAGTTCTGCACTTCACAG ATCACAGTGCTCTTACAACTGGCCTTGCGTTTGGTCAGAATGCCAAATTCTTGGCCTCCACAGGAATGGATCGGAGTCTACGCTTTTACAGTCTGTAA
- the prpf19 gene encoding pre-mRNA-processing factor 19, whose amino-acid sequence MSLTCYISNEVTDRPCISPVSGHIFDRRLIEKYLAENGTDPVTNQPLSEDQLIDIKVAHPIRPKPPSATSIPAILKSLQDEWDAVMLHSFTLRQQLQTTRQELSHALYQHDAACRVIARLTKEVTAAREALATLKPQAGISVPQASPMPQAGAAGSAEAMELGELIGMSAEIIQKLQDKATVLTTERKKRGKTVPEDLVKPEELSKYHQVSSHVGLHSASVPGILALDLCPTDTNKTLTGGADKSVVVFDALSQQILATLKGHTKKVTSVVFHPSQELVFSASPDSTIRVWSVPDASCAQVLRAHEGAVTGLSLHATGDYLLSCSDDQYWAFSDIHVGRVLTKVTDESSGCALTCAQFHPDGLIFGTGTVDSQIKIWDLKERSNVANFPGHSGPVSCIAFSENGYYLATAADDSSVKLWDLRKLKNFKTLQLEEGYQVQ is encoded by the exons ATGTCTTTGACATGTTATA TCAGTAATGAGGTCACAGATCGCCCCTGCATTTCCCCGGTGTCGGGTCATATTTTTGATCGCCGCCTTATTGAAAAGTATTTGGCTGAAAATGGGACAGATCCAGTAACAAATCAGCCCTTAAGTGAGGATCAGTTGATTGACATTAAAG TAGCCCATCCAATTCGTCCTAAACCACCTTCTGCAACCAGTATTCCAGCAATCCTGAAATCATTGCAAGATGAGTGG GATGCAGTGATGCTCCACAGTTTCACTTTGCGTCAACAACTACAGACCACTCGACAGGAGCTCTCTCATGCACTTTACCAGCATGATGCTGCTTGTCGTGTCATTGCTCGTCTTACCAAGGAGGTGACAGCTGCCCGTGAAG CTCTGGCTACGCTGAAGCCTCAGGCAGGAATATCTGTTCCTCAAGCCAGCCCTATGCCACAGGCTGGAGCAGCT GGCTCAGCAGAAGCCATGGAACTTGGTGAATTGATTGGAATGTCAGCAGAAATCATTCAAAAG CTTCAAGACAAAGCAACTGTGCTTACTACAGAACGTAAGAAG CGTGGCAAAACTGTCCCAGAAGATCTGGTTAAGCCAGAAGAACTTAGCAAATATCACCAGGTTTCCTCCCATGTG GGTCTGCACAGTGCAAGTGTCCCTGGTATTTTGGCATTGGATTTGTGTCCAACTGACACAAACAAAACTCTTACTG GTGGGGCAGACAAAAGTGTTGTTGTGTTTGATGCACTATCGCAACAGATCCTTGCTACTCTTAAAGGTCATACCAAGAAAGTTACCAGTGTTGTTTTCCACCCATCTCAG gagCTAGTGTTTTCTGCTTCTCCAGACTCCACAATACGGGTCTGGTCTGTTCCTGATGCCTCCTGTGCTCAAGTGTTAAGAGCTCACGAAGGGGCAGTGACTGGTCTAAGTTTACATGCAACTGGAGATTACTTGCTTAGCTGCTCCGATGATCAG tACTGGGCATTCTCTGATATACATGTGGGCCGTGTACTCACCAAAGTAACAGATGAATCTTCTGGGTGTG ctcttACTTGTGCCCAGTTTCACCCTGATGGTCTCATTTTTGGCACTGGAACAGTGGACTCCCAAATTAAGATCTGGGATCTTAAG gAACGCTCTAATGTGGCTAATTTCCCTGGACACTCTGGTCCTGTATCgtgcatagctttctctgagaaCGGTTATTATCTGGCTACAGCTGCTGATGACTCCAGTGTCAAACTGTGGGATCTGCGAAAACTGAAGAACTTCAAAACTCTGCAACTTGAAGAAGGATATCAGGTACAGTGA